A single genomic interval of Bacteroidota bacterium harbors:
- a CDS encoding T9SS type A sorting domain-containing protein produces MKKNSPLFFLIFVLAICFQQKESNAQATPEWTRTINAFPDSFPVYPVRILHDMNSNYYVLSTYQHSITVTNSIVKIVLTQYDYTGNENWRLVYDHNGSGEPRGFDMTLDNAGNCYIAGAFMGTINMEPILLKVTSTGTVAWQHTGTTAFNTGHFTKIIFKNNKLFLNCSSGVAVFDTGGNEVWSVALSTFDMAVDDSSRVIVSAFSSGSQTLFRYNANGTLDFSDSTIYGSRVICDAPGNIYILGQENGYSFVKYDNNGQFVWSRDHLATPQPFLDAGLEMIMDYAGDIYLIGLQDSIFKFSSSGNIIWAKSMNGLDGSKLSAQILSSNSLVVTGSLNGFAGYDLVVSAFDLNGQVNWLGYYSGNTGGREFSQDISVDGTGIYVIEDNDNYTTLVKFKNPTMDTVVDYNLICVDSVWYDPIYPNLIHVNVFNGGQTQINYPSIQIVSPLGDTIGNPNNYVNFFAQLGNTYQEYVDTIVEAGITDFSNYTFLLSELFGATTNQISWCISTSVPELNSSDFALYPNPVGSMLHIHFKTNADSEMRISIYSMTGALVFREKYNSKNELTLDLNLLSSGIYNIVCENSTGISAKKFMKQ; encoded by the coding sequence ATGAAAAAGAATTCTCCCCTGTTCTTTCTGATTTTTGTTCTCGCAATTTGCTTTCAACAAAAAGAATCCAATGCACAGGCGACGCCTGAATGGACAAGAACAATCAATGCATTCCCGGATTCCTTCCCGGTTTATCCTGTTCGCATTCTGCATGACATGAACAGCAATTATTATGTGCTCAGCACCTATCAGCACAGTATTACCGTCACGAATTCAATTGTGAAAATTGTTTTGACACAATACGATTATACCGGAAATGAAAATTGGCGATTGGTCTATGATCACAATGGAAGCGGTGAGCCACGTGGATTTGACATGACGCTTGACAATGCCGGTAATTGTTATATCGCCGGAGCATTTATGGGAACAATCAACATGGAACCCATTTTACTAAAGGTAACATCGACTGGTACTGTAGCCTGGCAGCATACCGGAACCACCGCTTTCAATACAGGACATTTCACCAAAATCATTTTCAAAAACAACAAACTGTTTCTGAATTGCAGTAGCGGGGTAGCGGTTTTCGATACTGGCGGCAATGAGGTCTGGTCAGTTGCGCTTAGCACATTTGATATGGCAGTAGACGATTCGAGCAGAGTCATTGTTTCCGCGTTCTCTTCTGGATCACAGACATTATTCAGGTATAATGCCAATGGAACTTTAGACTTTTCAGATTCTACTATTTATGGCTCAAGGGTAATCTGTGATGCTCCCGGAAATATCTACATTCTTGGTCAAGAGAATGGTTACTCCTTTGTAAAATATGATAACAACGGACAATTCGTATGGTCAAGAGATCATCTTGCTACTCCTCAGCCATTCCTGGACGCAGGTCTTGAAATGATTATGGATTATGCCGGAGATATTTACCTCATTGGATTGCAGGATAGCATTTTCAAATTCTCTTCTTCCGGAAATATCATCTGGGCAAAATCAATGAACGGGCTTGACGGAAGTAAATTAAGCGCTCAAATCCTCTCTTCCAATTCGCTGGTAGTTACAGGCAGCTTAAACGGTTTCGCAGGTTATGATCTGGTTGTATCCGCTTTTGATTTGAACGGACAGGTTAACTGGTTGGGATATTACAGTGGAAATACAGGCGGTCGTGAATTTTCTCAGGATATTTCAGTTGATGGAACCGGAATTTATGTAATTGAAGACAATGACAACTACACGACGCTGGTAAAATTTAAAAATCCAACGATGGATACGGTTGTTGATTACAACCTTATTTGTGTGGATAGTGTCTGGTATGATCCAATTTATCCGAATTTAATTCATGTGAATGTTTTTAACGGCGGACAAACACAGATCAATTATCCTTCGATACAAATCGTTTCACCTTTGGGTGACACGATTGGCAATCCGAATAATTATGTAAACTTTTTCGCACAGCTCGGGAATACTTACCAGGAATATGTGGATACCATTGTTGAAGCAGGCATCACCGATTTCAGCAACTACACTTTTCTGTTAAGCGAACTATTTGGAGCAACTACCAACCAAATCTCCTGGTGCATTTCAACCTCAGTTCCGGAACTGAACAGTAGTGATTTTGCATTGTATCCAAATCCTGTCGGATCAATGTTGCATATTCATTTTAAAACTAATGCTGATTCAGAGATGCGTATTTCAATTTATTCGATGACCGGAGCACTTGTTTTTCGCGAGAAATACAATTCGAAAAACGAATTAACATTGGATCTTAATTTACTCTCAAGCGGAATTTACAACATCGTTTGCGAAAACTCTACCGGAATCTCCGCAAAGAAATTCATGAAACAATAA
- a CDS encoding fibronectin type III domain-containing protein codes for MRRLLLLMSFYFLAANLTAQVSTISPDFAFQGTTLTTTITLANGILSSVSPPMSSTDIYLEQNGVQIFTDLFDPSQIYSDGFGGYSDSLYTDFTISAIAQPGWYDVHVITYTMDPFPPFNLNPLDNVLTSGFLVRLQGSCAVPTGVNAGNITNVSADITWDVQTADTFRIRYAINGTTNYLYKDVDGAGGPVSTTLTGLLPGTDYSIEMATRCSGIPSTYTIPITFTTDFTPVNCLVPGQLDVTNITNTTADFSWTPFILADTFRTRYAEDGTSNYIYIDSDGGNGSLVSLANLNPGMTYQIQVSSICSGVSSGYSQPYIFTTDVTPVPCIRPYGITAPVVTNTTAQIDWTPYVTADTFRLRYAVFGTSNYRYVDVDGGLGNSHTLTGLDPATTYSIQVGAICTGTRIGYSRATTFTTASTPVNCVKPFGLSQSNTTNTTVTVSWSPYVVADTFRIRYHEFLSAVYQYKDVDGAGGTVSANLSNLNPNTLYAYQVASVCNGVSSGYSSNSTFTTLGNIAACIRPYGLSTTNITNSTALVSWDNFVSADTFRIRYAVNGTTNYLYVDQPGSSGNSVILSNLLPNTTYQYRVSAICTGSSSGYSQPSTFTTSSGAVACAIPYGLSNTPLNNTSATVSWTPLVTADSFLVRYSIFGTTNYIWKKILGTGGVTSTTLTGLIPNSQYQWQVRPICNGVPAGPYSVSDVINVPPSPARLSTPLADDRFVVYPNPATELVNIQFESATNEKAIVQLIDLTGRILKNNEFSAVSGNNMITLPLHGISRGVYTLIIQTGDVRRQSRISVE; via the coding sequence ATGAGACGTCTTTTACTCTTAATGAGTTTTTATTTCCTTGCTGCGAACCTTACTGCACAGGTTTCAACGATCAGCCCTGACTTTGCTTTCCAGGGAACAACATTAACTACAACCATTACACTTGCGAACGGAATATTATCCTCGGTATCACCACCGATGAGTTCGACAGATATTTATCTCGAACAGAACGGAGTTCAGATCTTCACTGACCTTTTTGATCCGAGCCAGATCTATTCCGATGGTTTTGGTGGGTATTCAGATTCATTGTATACAGATTTCACAATTTCCGCGATCGCACAACCGGGTTGGTATGATGTCCATGTTATTACTTATACAATGGATCCATTCCCTCCATTCAATTTGAATCCACTGGATAACGTCCTGACAAGTGGTTTCCTTGTGCGACTTCAGGGAAGTTGCGCTGTTCCAACAGGTGTGAATGCAGGCAATATCACCAATGTCTCTGCAGACATTACATGGGATGTTCAAACCGCGGATACGTTCCGGATTCGTTATGCGATCAACGGAACAACTAATTATTTGTATAAAGATGTGGATGGTGCCGGTGGCCCGGTGAGTACTACTCTCACTGGTTTATTGCCGGGAACTGATTACAGTATTGAAATGGCAACACGCTGTTCAGGTATCCCAAGTACGTATACAATTCCGATTACTTTCACGACAGACTTTACTCCGGTAAATTGTCTTGTTCCGGGGCAACTTGATGTTACAAATATCACCAATACAACTGCTGATTTCAGCTGGACTCCATTCATCTTAGCCGATACTTTCCGTACACGTTACGCGGAAGATGGTACGAGCAATTACATCTATATTGATTCAGATGGAGGAAATGGAAGTTTGGTTTCACTTGCCAACCTGAATCCGGGAATGACTTACCAGATCCAGGTAAGTTCTATCTGTAGCGGTGTGAGCAGCGGTTATAGTCAGCCTTATATTTTCACTACGGATGTAACTCCTGTTCCTTGTATCAGACCATATGGAATTACCGCTCCTGTAGTAACAAATACAACAGCTCAAATCGACTGGACACCTTATGTAACAGCTGATACTTTCCGTTTACGATATGCTGTATTTGGAACAAGCAATTATCGTTATGTTGATGTTGATGGAGGACTCGGAAATTCACACACATTAACCGGTCTGGATCCTGCAACCACTTACAGCATCCAGGTTGGAGCGATTTGTACCGGAACAAGAATCGGGTATAGTCGTGCCACAACATTCACCACTGCAAGCACTCCTGTTAACTGTGTGAAACCATTCGGACTTTCACAATCAAATACCACGAATACAACGGTTACTGTGAGCTGGTCGCCGTATGTTGTCGCTGACACTTTCCGAATTCGTTATCACGAATTCCTTTCTGCTGTTTACCAATACAAGGATGTTGATGGTGCCGGTGGTACAGTAAGCGCGAATCTTTCGAACCTGAATCCGAATACGCTTTATGCTTACCAGGTTGCATCGGTTTGTAATGGAGTAAGTTCAGGTTATAGCAGCAATTCAACATTTACCACACTTGGAAATATTGCCGCTTGTATTCGTCCGTACGGATTGTCCACTACCAACATCACAAATTCAACCGCATTGGTGAGTTGGGATAACTTTGTTTCCGCTGATACTTTCCGTATTCGTTATGCAGTCAATGGAACCACGAATTATCTTTATGTTGATCAACCGGGTTCTTCAGGCAATTCGGTAATTCTTTCCAATCTCTTACCAAACACTACTTATCAATACAGAGTCAGCGCGATCTGTACAGGTTCCAGCAGTGGATATAGTCAACCGTCAACCTTTACTACATCAAGCGGTGCCGTTGCCTGCGCGATTCCTTATGGTTTGTCGAATACTCCGTTGAACAATACCAGTGCTACTGTCAGCTGGACACCATTGGTTACCGCGGATAGTTTCCTTGTTCGTTACTCGATATTTGGAACCACTAACTACATCTGGAAAAAGATCCTGGGTACAGGAGGTGTAACAAGCACTACTCTCACCGGACTTATTCCTAATTCACAATACCAGTGGCAGGTACGTCCGATTTGTAACGGGGTTCCTGCAGGACCATATTCCGTATCGGACGTCATTAATGTTCCTCCTTCTCCTGCACGTTTGAGCACACCGCTTGCTGACGACCGTTTTGTTGTTTACCCTAATCCTGCTACAGAACTCGTGAACATTCAATTTGAATCAGCGACAAATGAAAAAGCGATAGTTCAGTTGATCGATCTGACAGGCCGGATTTTGAAAAATAATGAATTCAGCGCTGTTAGTGGCAACAACATGATTACATTGCCACTGCATGGTATTTCAAGAGGTGTTTATACATTGATTATTCAAACCGGTGACGTGAGAAGACAATCCCGGATCAGTGTAGAATAA
- a CDS encoding DinB family protein, producing MLKDTLLEFYERDLQKLSEEINAYENEQVIWMTKDGINNSAGNLCLHLIGNLKHFIGATLGNTGYIRERDKEFSLKNIPKSDLISSVHETKSIVLKTLQKLSAEDLEKDFPLEKHNKIVTTENMLIHLLIHLGYHLGQINYHRRILAQ from the coding sequence ATGCTAAAAGATACCCTCCTCGAATTCTACGAACGTGATCTGCAAAAATTATCTGAAGAAATTAATGCTTACGAAAACGAACAGGTTATTTGGATGACGAAAGACGGGATTAATAATTCTGCAGGAAATCTTTGTTTACATCTCATCGGTAATCTGAAACATTTTATTGGCGCTACACTTGGTAATACCGGCTATATCCGTGAAAGAGACAAGGAATTCTCCTTGAAAAATATCCCTAAGTCTGATTTGATTAGTTCAGTTCACGAGACAAAATCAATCGTATTAAAAACCTTGCAGAAGCTGAGTGCGGAAGATCTGGAAAAAGACTTCCCTCTGGAAAAGCACAACAAGATCGTGACCACTGAAAATATGCTGATCCACTTACTGATCCATCTCGGATACCACCTTGGACAAATTAATTATCACAGAAGAATTTTAGCCCAATAA